The proteins below come from a single Gordonia sp. X0973 genomic window:
- a CDS encoding phage portal protein: MTINDTIQPLTTKLDTTAPKLAALDRYWTGTQPAAFLSTKSREALDGRLTTLSVNFPRMTVRSRSERLEVNGFRTSPDGDPDPDLWRIWTRNGLESAADAAHVDALLYGRSFAVVWADSAGNPTISIESAHQLAVEFDPLTREVLRAFKRWVDPNAKRGYAVLYEREAITKLTADARTGDPAALSATAWSATEIIPNPLGIVPVVPIVNRGRLLELDGTSEADDVLGLTDALAKLLADAMTTSEFYARPRRWVTGLEIVEEPRLDDAGNPVLDEHGEPIVDVLEPFSNEMNRMMHAEDPDTRFGQFDAARLDGYGDMIATITNQVGALSGLPPHYLGLAGDQPASAEALRASEASLVSRCYDLQQQFGRAWSQVMALAIAVRDGVDPRTLDISTMWASPETRTPAEAADAAAKLTAIGVPLTVAADVVLGWTPEQIARLRTATRLQSLDTAPLTLAPQEPAA, translated from the coding sequence ATGACGATCAACGACACGATTCAGCCCCTGACGACCAAGCTCGACACGACGGCCCCGAAGTTGGCCGCCCTCGATCGGTATTGGACCGGCACCCAGCCCGCCGCCTTCTTGTCGACGAAGTCTCGCGAGGCCCTCGACGGCCGCCTGACGACGCTCTCGGTCAACTTCCCGCGCATGACCGTTCGCTCGCGTTCAGAGCGCTTGGAGGTCAACGGCTTTCGCACCTCACCCGACGGCGACCCCGACCCTGACCTGTGGCGCATCTGGACGCGCAACGGACTGGAATCGGCCGCCGACGCCGCCCACGTCGACGCCCTGCTCTACGGCCGCAGCTTCGCGGTCGTGTGGGCCGACTCGGCCGGTAACCCGACGATCAGCATCGAATCCGCCCACCAGCTCGCCGTCGAATTCGACCCGCTCACCCGCGAGGTGCTGCGCGCATTCAAGCGCTGGGTCGACCCGAACGCCAAGCGCGGTTATGCGGTCCTCTACGAACGCGAGGCGATCACCAAGCTCACCGCCGACGCCCGCACCGGAGACCCGGCCGCCCTGTCGGCGACCGCCTGGAGCGCGACCGAGATCATCCCCAACCCGCTCGGCATCGTGCCGGTGGTCCCGATCGTCAACCGTGGCCGCCTCCTGGAGCTGGACGGCACGAGCGAGGCCGACGACGTGCTCGGCCTCACCGACGCCCTGGCCAAGCTCCTCGCCGACGCGATGACGACGAGCGAGTTCTACGCCCGCCCCCGCCGTTGGGTCACCGGCCTGGAGATCGTCGAGGAGCCCCGCCTCGACGACGCGGGTAACCCGGTCCTCGACGAGCACGGCGAGCCGATCGTCGATGTCCTGGAGCCCTTCAGCAACGAAATGAACCGCATGATGCACGCCGAGGACCCCGACACGCGGTTCGGTCAGTTCGACGCCGCCCGCCTCGACGGCTACGGCGACATGATCGCCACGATCACCAACCAGGTCGGCGCACTGTCGGGCCTGCCGCCCCACTACTTGGGTCTTGCTGGCGACCAGCCCGCCAGCGCCGAGGCCCTCCGCGCCTCCGAGGCGAGTCTCGTGTCGCGGTGCTACGACCTCCAGCAGCAGTTCGGCCGGGCCTGGTCTCAGGTCATGGCCCTGGCAATCGCGGTCCGCGACGGGGTCGACCCGCGCACCCTGGACATCTCGACGATGTGGGCCTCGCCCGAGACCCGCACCCCGGCCGAGGCCGCCGACGCCGCCGCGAAGCTGACCGCGATCGGGGTCCCGCTCACCGTCGCCGCCGACGTGGTGCTCGGCTGGACGCCCGAGCAGATCGCCCGATTGCGCACCGCGACCCGCCTCCAGAGCCTCGACACCGCGCCGCTCACCCTGGCCCCGCAGGAGCCCGCAGCATGA
- a CDS encoding lipocalin family protein produces the protein MKRILTVLLAALLTTVLGGLAAGPSTAAPSGTLRPVRSLDVNRYLGAWWQQAAIPGFYSVRCARDTVARYGIIDKTTLSVDNRCISPSGQPDGIKGKATVVDTKTNAQLVVSFPGVPNTIDTRGVPNYIVAWVADGAHRGDPYRYAIVGDPFRVSGFILSRDRVISNGTLLMLRHEAEKLGFNSCLFVTSPTSPAQSGYLPLCLVR, from the coding sequence ATGAAACGAATACTTACGGTCCTCCTCGCAGCCTTGCTCACCACCGTGCTGGGCGGTCTTGCCGCCGGCCCGTCGACTGCAGCGCCCAGCGGAACGCTGCGGCCGGTGCGCTCCCTCGATGTCAACCGCTACCTGGGCGCGTGGTGGCAGCAGGCCGCGATCCCCGGGTTCTACAGCGTGCGTTGCGCCCGCGACACGGTCGCGCGCTACGGCATCATCGACAAGACGACGCTGTCGGTCGACAACAGGTGCATTTCCCCGTCGGGGCAGCCCGACGGGATCAAGGGCAAGGCCACGGTGGTCGATACCAAGACCAACGCCCAACTCGTCGTCAGCTTTCCCGGGGTGCCGAACACCATCGATACCCGGGGGGTCCCGAACTACATCGTCGCCTGGGTGGCCGACGGTGCACACCGAGGCGATCCGTACCGGTACGCCATCGTCGGTGACCCGTTCCGCGTCTCCGGATTCATCCTCAGCCGTGATCGGGTCATCTCGAACGGCACGCTGCTCATGTTGCGTCACGAGGCAGAGAAGCTCGGATTCAATTCCTGCCTGTTTGTGACGTCGCCGACGTCACCGGCACAGTCGGGTTACCTTCCGCTCTGCCTGGTGCGCTGA
- the sigK gene encoding ECF RNA polymerase sigma factor SigK: MTTPSRPTLPHLLENIAAGDGAAFGEFYDQTSSRVYGMVLRVLRDPGYSEEVTQEVYVQVWTSAKSYAPSSGSPVAWLLTMAHRRAVDRVRREDAATRRDLNFAARAADREYDEVSETVTTREMTAAVRDCLDSLTGTQRESVDLAYYGGLTYREVADRLSVALPTVKSRIRDGLLRLRNCLGVGDA; this comes from the coding sequence GTGACGACTCCGAGCAGGCCGACGCTTCCACACCTGCTCGAGAACATCGCGGCCGGGGACGGCGCGGCCTTCGGAGAATTCTACGATCAGACCAGTTCCCGCGTATACGGCATGGTGCTGCGCGTACTCCGCGACCCCGGCTACAGCGAGGAAGTGACCCAAGAGGTGTACGTCCAGGTTTGGACGTCGGCAAAGTCCTACGCGCCGTCGTCGGGATCACCTGTGGCGTGGCTGTTGACGATGGCGCACCGCCGAGCCGTCGACCGTGTTCGACGGGAGGATGCGGCCACCAGGCGCGACCTGAACTTCGCGGCACGAGCCGCCGATCGGGAATACGACGAGGTGAGCGAGACGGTAACGACCCGTGAGATGACGGCTGCCGTGCGGGACTGCCTCGATTCGCTGACGGGTACCCAGCGGGAGTCCGTCGACTTGGCCTACTACGGCGGGCTGACGTACCGCGAAGTCGCCGATCGCCTCTCCGTTGCGCTGCCCACCGTGAAGTCGCGCATCCGGGACGGGCTGCTCCGACTCCGCAACTGTTTGGGGGTCGGCGATGCCTGA
- a CDS encoding phage major capsid protein has translation MAVSTSTAAELTATQVQSVLVQPLEAASQFLAAGPQVFDTAGPIRIPKLGGPVTDPGFTAENTEIPGRDVDFDEVALMPSTMQSVKVLTKFSNELARQSVVALDAAIQQRLVTDVAAKIDATFFSATGNGTTTPKGLFAWSGTQSVAVGGALSFDALLDAWGKALEANVSTANLKWCLRSRDVVKLRKLKDTNGRYLIDPDPTVAGGQTLFGLPVIISDRMPDTTGGSPTGRGALVDFSQIAVARDLAPSVTILDQTFADFDQQAIRVVTRYDVAPLNPTAIVTLTGITI, from the coding sequence ATGGCCGTATCCACTTCCACCGCCGCCGAGTTGACCGCGACTCAGGTTCAGTCGGTCCTCGTCCAGCCCCTCGAAGCGGCATCACAGTTCCTCGCCGCAGGCCCGCAGGTGTTCGACACCGCTGGCCCGATCCGCATTCCCAAGCTCGGCGGCCCCGTCACCGATCCCGGCTTCACCGCCGAGAACACCGAGATTCCCGGCCGCGATGTCGACTTCGACGAGGTCGCCCTGATGCCCTCGACGATGCAGAGCGTCAAGGTGCTCACGAAGTTCAGCAACGAGCTGGCCCGCCAGTCCGTCGTCGCCCTCGACGCCGCGATTCAGCAGCGCCTCGTGACCGACGTGGCCGCCAAGATCGACGCGACGTTCTTCAGCGCCACAGGCAACGGCACCACGACCCCGAAGGGCCTGTTCGCCTGGTCGGGCACTCAGTCGGTCGCGGTCGGTGGCGCGTTGTCCTTCGACGCCCTCCTCGACGCTTGGGGCAAGGCCCTCGAAGCCAACGTGAGCACCGCCAATCTGAAGTGGTGCCTGCGCTCGCGCGACGTGGTGAAGCTGCGCAAGCTCAAGGACACCAACGGCCGCTACCTGATCGACCCCGATCCCACGGTGGCCGGTGGACAGACGTTGTTCGGCCTGCCGGTCATCATCTCCGACCGGATGCCCGACACGACTGGAGGTTCGCCGACCGGCCGGGGCGCGCTCGTCGACTTCTCCCAGATCGCCGTCGCCCGCGACCTGGCCCCGTCCGTGACGATCCTCGACCAGACGTTCGCCGACTTCGATCAGCAGGCGATCCGCGTCGTCACCCGCTACGACGTGGCCCCGCTCAACCCGACCGCAATCGTCACCCTGACCGGAATCACCATCTAG
- a CDS encoding DUF1295 domain-containing protein: MTGPAGFAVIAGASLLFLVVLQTVALAVGHRIGRYNVVDVGWGLGFVGVAWLALVLGDGDATRRWLLAALVSIWGLRLSLHMFVKSRGHGEDPRYVEMLARYEGPPVRVAATRVFATQGAAQWFVSLPIQLSAVASATTGAACVALVAGIAVWLVGFGFEAIGDAQLRRFKADPANKGRIMDRGLWAWTRHPNYFGDACVWWGLWLIAASAWPGVLTALSPVAMTYFLVVATGARLLEQSMGRRPGYAEYQRRTSFFVPRPPRPKGSALRS, translated from the coding sequence ATGACCGGGCCAGCCGGGTTCGCGGTCATTGCCGGGGCCTCGTTGCTGTTCCTCGTCGTGCTGCAGACCGTGGCGTTGGCCGTGGGCCATCGGATCGGCCGCTACAACGTGGTCGACGTCGGGTGGGGGCTGGGATTCGTCGGCGTGGCCTGGTTGGCGCTGGTGCTCGGCGACGGCGATGCGACGCGGCGGTGGCTTCTGGCCGCGCTGGTGAGCATCTGGGGACTCCGGCTCTCGCTGCACATGTTCGTCAAGAGTCGTGGCCACGGCGAGGACCCGCGCTACGTCGAGATGCTCGCCAGGTACGAGGGGCCGCCCGTGCGCGTGGCGGCGACGCGGGTCTTCGCCACCCAAGGCGCAGCCCAGTGGTTCGTGTCATTGCCGATTCAGCTCTCGGCAGTCGCCAGCGCGACGACCGGGGCCGCCTGCGTGGCCCTGGTCGCCGGAATCGCGGTATGGCTGGTCGGCTTCGGATTCGAAGCGATCGGCGACGCCCAACTCCGCCGGTTCAAGGCCGATCCGGCGAACAAGGGCCGGATCATGGACCGCGGACTGTGGGCGTGGACGCGGCACCCGAACTACTTCGGCGACGCGTGCGTCTGGTGGGGACTGTGGCTGATAGCGGCCAGTGCCTGGCCCGGCGTGCTGACCGCACTGTCGCCGGTGGCGATGACCTACTTCCTGGTGGTGGCGACCGGTGCGCGGCTGCTGGAGCAGTCGATGGGTCGACGGCCGGGATACGCCGAGTACCAGCGTCGCACCTCGTTCTTTGTTCCGCGCCCACCACGTCCGAAGGGCTCTGCGCTACGGTCGTGA
- a CDS encoding TetR/AcrR family transcriptional regulator: MASRMSGADRREQVLAVAAPEFAQHGLHGASTEAIAREAGITQAYVFRMFGTKKALFLELVTAAFSRVSDGMLDAAQGADGLEALSRMGAQYYGLLADRTSLLLQLQGMAACGDTEVRDVVRERFSAMWQAAAGATGLDAVTVKSFLAYGMLLNAGAALDVDEVDEPWASGVRTRIEPGLFAHITSETNR, encoded by the coding sequence ATGGCATCACGTATGAGCGGCGCGGATCGCCGAGAACAGGTCTTGGCGGTCGCGGCACCGGAGTTCGCCCAGCACGGCTTGCACGGGGCGTCGACGGAGGCCATCGCGCGCGAGGCGGGGATCACCCAGGCCTATGTCTTCCGGATGTTCGGCACGAAGAAGGCGCTGTTCCTGGAGCTGGTCACCGCCGCGTTCTCGCGGGTCAGCGACGGGATGCTCGACGCGGCGCAGGGCGCCGACGGACTCGAGGCACTGTCGCGGATGGGAGCGCAGTACTACGGACTGCTCGCCGACCGAACGTCGCTGCTGCTGCAATTGCAGGGCATGGCCGCATGCGGCGACACCGAGGTGCGCGACGTGGTGCGCGAGCGCTTCAGCGCGATGTGGCAGGCCGCGGCGGGAGCGACCGGCCTCGACGCAGTCACCGTCAAGTCCTTCCTCGCTTACGGAATGCTGCTGAACGCCGGTGCCGCACTCGACGTCGACGAGGTCGACGAACCCTGGGCGAGCGGGGTCCGCACCCGCATCGAACCCGGCCTGTTCGCCCACATCACGTCGGAGACGAACCGATGA
- a CDS encoding DUF1365 domain-containing protein: protein MSPDGTVLPAIVDAQIVHSRTDPIVHRFAYRSRTWLIDIDDLPDLPGPLRPFARFRAADHFPEPLGAADTLRGRLESHLRAAGVEPPTGRITALMSPRVAGYVFNPLSVYWCHTDDGALAYVVAEVHNTYGGRHCYVVDVDSAGRASVDKQFHVSPFHDMSGRYDLRLPEPDPGGNVSLSIVLSRPGAAPFTASLRGRALPATARRVALTQLTAPLAPLVVALRIRIQGLALWRRRLPITPPPDQHQHTTVATDHVTARQEEPR from the coding sequence ATGAGTCCCGACGGAACCGTTCTGCCCGCGATCGTCGACGCGCAGATCGTGCACAGCCGAACCGACCCGATAGTCCATCGGTTCGCCTACCGGAGCCGGACGTGGCTGATCGATATCGACGATCTGCCCGACCTGCCCGGCCCCCTCCGCCCGTTCGCCCGCTTCCGGGCTGCCGACCACTTCCCCGAGCCCCTGGGCGCCGCGGACACGCTGCGCGGCCGATTGGAGAGCCACCTGCGCGCGGCAGGCGTGGAACCACCGACCGGCCGCATCACGGCACTGATGTCGCCGCGAGTCGCCGGGTACGTGTTCAACCCGCTCAGCGTCTACTGGTGCCACACCGACGACGGCGCGCTTGCCTACGTCGTCGCCGAGGTCCACAACACCTACGGCGGGCGCCACTGCTACGTCGTCGACGTCGACTCCGCCGGCCGCGCGAGCGTGGACAAACAGTTCCACGTCTCGCCGTTCCACGACATGAGCGGCAGATACGACCTCCGACTGCCCGAACCCGACCCCGGGGGCAACGTCAGCCTGTCGATCGTCCTATCCCGCCCCGGCGCGGCGCCGTTCACCGCCTCGTTGCGCGGGCGGGCACTCCCGGCCACGGCGCGGCGGGTGGCCCTCACCCAGCTGACCGCGCCACTGGCGCCGTTGGTGGTGGCGCTGCGGATCCGCATCCAGGGTCTCGCCCTATGGCGCCGTCGCCTGCCGATCACGCCGCCGCCCGATCAGCACCAGCACACCACCGTCGCCACCGACCACGTCACCGCACGACAGGAGGAGCCACGATGA
- a CDS encoding type II toxin-antitoxin system VapC family toxin yields the protein MVLDASVVVELLLNLPLAEDVRRRIAASTVQLHAPQLLTIEVLQVLRRRVAAGSTTTEEANRALELFEELDVSYHDHALLARRVWALRGNLTAYDAAYVALAELLDVPLLTADAGLAGAPGNQAQIELVSAAVPDRMP from the coding sequence ATGGTCCTCGACGCGTCGGTCGTCGTCGAATTGTTGTTGAACCTTCCCCTCGCTGAGGATGTCAGGCGGCGGATCGCCGCGTCGACCGTGCAGTTGCACGCACCGCAGCTGTTGACCATCGAGGTGCTCCAGGTGCTGCGACGCCGAGTAGCGGCCGGTTCGACGACAACCGAAGAGGCGAACCGTGCGTTGGAACTCTTCGAGGAGCTCGACGTGAGCTATCACGATCACGCCCTGCTCGCCCGTCGGGTGTGGGCACTGCGCGGGAACCTCACCGCCTACGACGCGGCGTACGTCGCGTTGGCGGAGTTACTCGACGTCCCGCTGCTGACCGCGGATGCGGGCTTGGCCGGCGCTCCCGGCAACCAGGCGCAGATCGAGCTGGTATCGGCTGCGGTTCCGGACCGCATGCCATAG
- a CDS encoding cyclopropane-fatty-acyl-phospholipid synthase family protein, which translates to MKRPVSHDEPETAEVAQRWPDLATVPGGPTARIRALVADQLFRRAARRAGIRVEYPDGSLIGPSTGAVLPRMIIRRPDAFARRVGATGLIGFGEAYMAGDWATDDLVGLLTPFARAAATLVPRPLQFLRTLVLPGPRAEEKNTTANTRSNISRHYDLSNDLFTTFLDETMTYSCALFEHDPSPGTGLNWDDLAGAQRRKIDRLLDLAGVGPGTRLLEIGTGWGELCLRAAQRGAIVRSVTLSAEQCDLANRRVVEAGYGDRVTIELCDYRLVTGEYDAIVSVEMIEAVGREYWPAYFSTIDRLLAPGGLVAVQAITMPHDRLLASERTQTWVHKYIFPGGQLTSIRGIEEAVAEHTSLRPVDSARMGLHYAETLRLWRDRFNTEEDHVLELGFDRTFIRMWDLYLAYSEAGFRAGYLDVVQLGFAR; encoded by the coding sequence ATGAAACGGCCCGTGTCCCACGACGAGCCCGAAACGGCCGAGGTCGCCCAGCGCTGGCCCGACCTCGCCACCGTTCCCGGCGGCCCCACCGCCCGGATCCGGGCGCTCGTTGCCGACCAGCTGTTCCGACGTGCAGCGCGGCGCGCTGGGATCCGCGTCGAGTACCCCGACGGGTCGCTCATCGGACCGTCGACCGGTGCGGTACTGCCCAGGATGATCATCCGGCGCCCGGACGCATTCGCCAGGCGCGTCGGCGCAACGGGACTCATCGGATTCGGCGAGGCCTACATGGCCGGCGACTGGGCCACCGACGACCTCGTCGGGCTACTCACCCCGTTCGCCCGGGCGGCGGCCACGCTGGTCCCCCGCCCGTTGCAGTTCCTGCGAACCCTCGTCCTGCCCGGCCCCCGGGCGGAGGAGAAGAACACGACGGCCAACACCCGTTCCAACATCTCCCGCCACTACGACCTGTCCAACGACCTCTTCACCACCTTCCTCGACGAGACGATGACCTACTCGTGCGCCCTGTTTGAACACGATCCGTCGCCGGGCACCGGGTTGAACTGGGATGATCTCGCCGGTGCGCAGCGGCGCAAGATCGACCGCCTGCTCGACCTGGCCGGTGTCGGCCCCGGTACCCGCCTGTTGGAAATCGGAACCGGCTGGGGCGAACTATGCCTGCGGGCGGCGCAACGGGGGGCGATCGTACGGTCGGTGACCCTGTCGGCCGAGCAGTGCGACCTCGCCAACCGCCGGGTGGTCGAAGCCGGGTACGGCGACCGGGTCACGATCGAGCTGTGTGACTACCGCCTGGTGACCGGTGAGTATGACGCGATCGTGTCGGTCGAGATGATCGAGGCGGTGGGCCGAGAATATTGGCCGGCCTACTTCAGCACCATCGACCGTCTCCTGGCACCCGGTGGGCTCGTGGCGGTTCAGGCCATCACCATGCCCCACGACCGGCTGCTGGCCTCTGAACGCACCCAGACCTGGGTACACAAGTACATCTTCCCCGGCGGCCAATTGACCTCGATCCGGGGAATCGAGGAGGCCGTCGCGGAACACACCTCGCTGCGGCCCGTCGACTCGGCCCGGATGGGCCTGCACTATGCCGAGACCTTGCGCCTGTGGCGCGACCGCTTCAACACCGAGGAGGACCACGTGCTGGAATTGGGATTCGATCGCACATTCATCCGTATGTGGGATCTGTACCTGGCGTACTCGGAGGCCGGCTTTCGCGCCGGATATCTCGATGTCGTGCAACTGGGCTTCGCTCGATGA
- a CDS encoding anti-sigma factor produces MPDDSLLDWAALAGLDALGAADVADLDERLRTASPQARADYERALRDTREAMARVSEATATTPPPRLRAAILAAVQRMEATGAGTAVADISAMPTEGWHGRRLSYLAAATVLAVVAGAVGWLIGIRSVDSHAPTNPTAARVFAARDVASRSAPVVRGRATLTYSDSVDAAVLVMNDVPPPEPGTVYQMWLEHPGGDMTPAGTMSRNDVAPSTTAVITGIRDARALVFTVEPQGGSTRPTGVPVAKLPIG; encoded by the coding sequence ATGCCTGACGATTCACTCCTCGACTGGGCGGCACTGGCCGGCCTCGATGCCCTGGGCGCCGCGGACGTCGCAGACCTCGACGAGCGGTTGCGCACGGCCTCCCCGCAGGCGCGCGCCGACTACGAGCGGGCCCTGCGCGACACCCGCGAGGCGATGGCGCGGGTGAGCGAGGCCACGGCGACAACACCTCCTCCGCGACTGCGCGCTGCGATCCTCGCGGCGGTGCAGCGCATGGAAGCGACAGGGGCGGGAACCGCGGTCGCGGACATATCCGCGATGCCGACAGAGGGATGGCACGGCCGCCGGTTGTCCTACCTCGCCGCTGCCACGGTGTTGGCCGTCGTCGCGGGTGCCGTCGGCTGGCTGATCGGAATCCGATCGGTCGACTCCCACGCGCCCACGAACCCCACCGCGGCACGCGTTTTCGCCGCACGCGACGTCGCCTCCAGATCGGCGCCCGTCGTCCGGGGTCGCGCCACCCTGACCTACTCCGACTCCGTCGACGCGGCCGTGCTGGTAATGAACGACGTCCCGCCGCCCGAGCCCGGGACGGTGTATCAGATGTGGCTCGAGCACCCGGGAGGTGACATGACGCCGGCCGGCACGATGTCGCGCAACGACGTCGCACCCTCGACGACCGCGGTGATCACCGGGATCCGCGACGCCCGCGCCCTTGTGTTCACCGTCGAACCACAGGGTGGCTCGACCCGACCGACCGGTGTCCCGGTGGCGAAGCTGCCGATAGGCTGA
- a CDS encoding NAD(P)/FAD-dependent oxidoreductase yields the protein MTPKSFAVVGSGVAGLTAAHVLAREHRVTLFEADSRLGGHADTHRVMLPSGAELAVDTAFLVHNDRTYPTLQRLFAELGVTTRETDMSMSVRCDRTGLEYAGARGINGLFPTVATAARPRYLRMLGEIVAFHRAARRVLAGPVSDESIAGFVSREGFSDYFEENFLLPLIAAVWSCDSATAADYPARSLFTFLDHHGMLSVFGSPTWRTVAGGSATYVNAIAGRIAASGEIRLSQPVRGIRETPNGVEVVAHRAGSATTETFDAVVLAVHPHQALDLLEHSADRAQILGAMPYLAKSAVLHTDESMLPRARRARASWNYRIPDDERGAESIVVTYDVTRLMRLPDVGERMLVTMGRTDLVDPALILDEMTYEHPVYTRESVAAQARLPELNTDRIALAGAYHGWGFHEDGAASGARAAARLGVPWPAPGFGRNP from the coding sequence ATGACACCGAAGAGCTTCGCAGTGGTGGGCAGCGGCGTCGCCGGCCTGACTGCCGCGCACGTGCTCGCGCGCGAACACCGCGTGACCCTGTTCGAAGCGGATTCCCGGCTGGGCGGCCATGCCGACACCCATCGGGTGATGCTGCCGTCGGGGGCCGAACTCGCGGTGGACACGGCCTTCCTCGTCCACAACGACCGCACCTACCCGACGCTGCAGCGACTCTTCGCCGAATTGGGGGTGACGACGCGCGAGACCGACATGTCGATGTCGGTGCGGTGCGACCGCACCGGTCTGGAGTACGCGGGTGCACGGGGCATCAACGGACTCTTCCCGACCGTCGCCACCGCCGCACGGCCGCGCTACCTTCGGATGCTCGGCGAGATCGTCGCCTTCCATCGCGCGGCGCGGCGGGTGCTGGCGGGCCCCGTGTCAGACGAATCGATCGCCGGGTTTGTGAGTCGCGAAGGATTCTCCGACTACTTCGAGGAGAACTTCCTACTACCGCTGATCGCTGCGGTGTGGTCGTGTGACAGCGCCACCGCCGCCGACTACCCGGCCCGTTCTCTCTTCACCTTCCTCGACCATCACGGAATGTTGTCGGTCTTCGGCTCCCCCACGTGGCGAACCGTGGCGGGCGGATCGGCAACCTATGTCAACGCAATCGCGGGCCGGATAGCCGCGAGCGGCGAGATTCGGCTGTCACAGCCCGTGCGCGGCATACGCGAGACGCCGAACGGGGTTGAGGTCGTCGCGCACCGAGCCGGATCGGCGACGACCGAGACCTTCGACGCGGTGGTGCTCGCGGTCCACCCGCACCAAGCACTGGACCTGCTCGAACATTCCGCAGACCGCGCCCAGATCCTCGGGGCGATGCCCTACCTGGCCAAATCCGCGGTGCTGCACACCGACGAGTCCATGCTCCCCCGCGCGCGACGCGCCCGCGCCTCGTGGAACTACCGGATCCCGGACGACGAGCGCGGCGCCGAATCGATCGTGGTCACCTATGACGTCACCAGACTCATGCGTCTTCCCGACGTGGGTGAGCGGATGCTGGTCACGATGGGTCGGACCGACCTGGTCGACCCGGCGTTGATCCTCGACGAGATGACCTACGAACATCCGGTGTACACACGGGAATCGGTGGCGGCCCAGGCCCGGTTGCCGGAGTTGAACACCGACCGCATCGCGCTCGCCGGCGCCTACCACGGCTGGGGCTTCCACGAAGACGGCGCCGCGTCGGGCGCGCGCGCGGCAGCCAGGCTCGGCGTGCCCTGGCCGGCACCGGGCTTCGGGAGGAACCCATGA